GCCTGGAACCGATTTTTTTAGATGCGAAACATATTTTGTCTCACCTCTGTCTGCAGGCGCAGTCACGCCCATGCCAAGGGGTTTGTGTTTTTCTGAAACATCACGGCTTCGCCGGTCAATTTTTCCGCGAAGCATCTTGACCTCTGATACATCAATTGCCTGTGACACGCCCGCAATCACGGTTGTCAAAAACGTTGCATTACAACTGTTATTCACTAAATACTGCTTGGTAAGATAGTCTGCAACACGAGATTCAGGCTGCGTGTCATCACAAAAGCTACCTGGAACAGCGCACCAATGGTGTTCAAACAGTCCTGATGCGCCACCGCTAAACAACACACTTTCTAGCGCGTGGGTATCATAATATTGTTCTTTTTGTGCGCGCGCAGTTTCTTTGCTTGGTGTTGCGTCAATAACCAGTTTGGCATCATTGTCAGAGAAGAGTTCATCAACCGTGCCTTTTGGTTCAAAGTCATAGTACTCTTTTATGCGCTCAACTTCCTGAACACCGCGTGCAATGTACAAATCAATACCGCTTGCTCCAAGAAATTCTATTGAATGCTGTTTTTTTCCTTTATCCCACACATTTTTCCCGCTTCCCCCAAGCGTTGCGGCAGCTTCACCCTTTCCAAATGAGCCCGTACGATACAAGAGTCGTGCAAGCGGGTCGTTTACGGTTCCAAAACCCTGAAAAATTATTTTATAAGAACTCATAGCCTACTTAGTTTTGAAGTACTATTTATTAATTGTGAACAAAAGGTCTAGAAACTTATGCTTTACTCCACACAAAGTTTCTTCGTTTTGGGCTTGCTCCAAACCCGCATGAACTGCACACTTTCTTTCGCACATGATAACTTGAGTTACCGCAGCGTCTGCACGGGATGTGTACAACTTTTTTACTGTGTTTTCCGCGTGAGGGAGTGCCTTTCATTACTCTCTACACAAATCGCGAAAGACTATTTAAAGCTTTCTTGCCCAATGCTTTTTGCACATGAACAAAAAAATAGACTACCTGTTTGAAACATATCACATCACGCCGTCAACAGACCTTGACCAGCACTTTTTTACAGACTTTACTATTGCACAAAAAATCATTTCTTATGCAAAACTTTCACGAAAAGACACGGTTCTTGAAATCGGGTCGGGTCTTGGATTTCTTACCAAACAACTCGCAAAAAAAGCAGGGCGCGTGATTGCCATTGAAAAAGACACGCAATTTGAAGAAGTCTTGCATGATGAATTAAAAAATTATGAACACGTTGAAATCATATTTGCAAACGCACTAGACTA
Above is a genomic segment from archaeon CG10_big_fil_rev_8_21_14_0_10_43_11 containing:
- a CDS encoding 50S ribosomal protein L37e, translated to MKGTPSRGKHSKKVVHIPCRRCGNSSYHVRKKVCSSCGFGASPKRRNFVWSKA